The window CCAGAGCCTCGACGCACTTACGCTGCCCGCAGGCGTGACCCTCGGCTATCGTTCCTCTATGCCGATTATCGAACTGAAGCTGACCGGCCCGTATGCGCAGCGCGATGCCATGCACACGTTGTGGCAGGAGGTGAAACGCGTCGCCGGGCAAAGCATGATTTTTGAAGGTACTGAGGGATTGCCTGTGCAGATCGCCCGCGAGTTGCAAAACAGACAGCTCAGTCTGACGCTTAGCGAGCAATACACCGCGGGGCTGCTGGCGTTGCAACTTTCCCGGGCAGGCGCGCCGCTGCTGGCCAGTGAAGTGGTGCCTTCCCAGGAAGAAACGCTGGCGCAGACCGCGCACTGGACCAATGAGCGGCGCGGCAATCATTACGCCGGGCTGGCGCTGGCGGTGTCCGGGCTGGAAAACGAGCACCTTAATTTCGCGCTGGCAACCCCGGACGGCACCTTTGCGCTACGCGTTCATTTCAGCGTCACGCGCCACAGCCTGCAGATACGTCAGGAGGTCTGCGCAATGATGGCGCTGAATATGCTGCGCCGCTGGCTCAATCATCAGGATATCGCCACAGAACACGGCTGGATTGAGGTGGTGGAGTCGTTAA is drawn from Citrobacter rodentium NBRC 105723 = DSM 16636 and contains these coding sequences:
- a CDS encoding nicotinamide mononucleotide deamidase-related protein YfaY → MLKVEMLSTGDEVLHGQIVDTNAAWLADFFFNQGLPLTRRNTVGDNLDDLVAVLRERSQQADVLIVNGGLGPTSDDLSALAAATAKGEGLVLHEPWLAEMERFFRERGRVMAPSNRKQAELPASAEFINNPVGTACGFAVQLNRCLMFFTPGVPSEFKVMVEHEILPRLRERFSLTEAPLCLRLTTFGRSESDLAQSLDALTLPAGVTLGYRSSMPIIELKLTGPYAQRDAMHTLWQEVKRVAGQSMIFEGTEGLPVQIARELQNRQLSLTLSEQYTAGLLALQLSRAGAPLLASEVVPSQEETLAQTAHWTNERRGNHYAGLALAVSGLENEHLNFALATPDGTFALRVHFSVTRHSLQIRQEVCAMMALNMLRRWLNHQDIATEHGWIEVVESLTL